AATTTTAAGAAGGTTTTTTGAGTAAGTAATTGTAAAGTTTTTTATCAAAAATGGATGAAAGATTTTACTATTATTTGCTCCCTTCTTAAAAAATAAAGAAATTTTAGGAGGAAAAATGTTTGAAGAGAAAATTTATGGTTTTAATTTAGGAAACCAGAAAATTAAAATAAGTACAGGAAAAATTGCACGTCAGGCTGGAGGTTCAGTTGTTGTTCAATGTGGGGGAACAATGCTGCTTGTTACGGCGACTAGAAGTAAGGACGTCAAGGAAGGGCAGGATTTTTTCCCGTTGACTGTTGATTATATTGAAAAATTTTATGCATCAGGGAAATTTCCAGGTGGATTTATAAAAAGGGAAACTAAGCCAGGAACTGATGAAGTCCTGATTTCAAGATTGATTGACAGGCCAATCAGGCCATTATTTCCAGAAGGATTTTTAAATTCTGTCCATATTGTAATTACAGTGCTTTCCTATGATGAAGTGAATTTTCCTGAAAATCTTGCTACAATCGGTGTTTCTGCCGCTTTGGGATTATCAGATATTCCGTTTGCGGGAACTGTGGCTGGAGTTACAGTTGGATACATTAACGGGGAATACATCTTAAATCCTACAGGGGAGCAGCTGTTAGAAAGTGAAATTCAATTATCAGTTGCAGGTACAAAAGATGCCGTAACAATGGTAGAGGCTGGAGCTAAGGAAGTTTCTGAGGAAGTAATGCTGGAAGCGATTATGTTTGGGCATGAGAGAATTAAGGAAATTTGTGCAGAACAGGATAAGTTCCTGGCACAGTTTGATGTACAGAAATATGAATTTGAGAAAAAGGAAGTAGAGCCTGAAATCAAGGAATTTATTGATGGCTTTGAAAGTGAAGTTGAAAATGCGATTATGACGCCAGGCAAACTGGAAAAATATGAGGCAATTGACAATTTGGAGATAGAACTTTTTGAAAGATATATTGAAAAACTTGAAAATGAAGAAAAGGAAATTGACGAAAACACTGAAAAAGAGTTTAAGAAATATTATAGAGATGTGGAAAAAAGACTTGTCAGAGATGCTATTTTGTACAAGCAATACCGTGCTGATGGGCGTCAAACTACTGAAATCCGTCCAATTGATGTGGAAATAGACACACTTCCAGTGCCACACGGTTCTGCATTATTCACACGTGGGGAAACTCAGGCATTGGTTGTTGCAACGCTTGGAAGTAAGGAAGATGAGCAAATTATTGATGGAATGGAAGATGAAACACGTAAAAAATTCTTCCTGCATTATAATTTCCCGCCATATTCAGTTGGAGAAGCTGGATTTATGCGTGCACCTGGGCGTCGTGAACTGGGACATGGAAACTTGGCTGAAAGAGCGTTAAAATACGTTATGCCGGAACAAGACAAATTCCCATACACAGTAAGACTTGTTTCTGAAATCACAGAATCAAACGGATCTTCATCCCAAGCTACAATTTGTGGAGGATCACTTGCATTAATGGCGGCTGGAGTGCCTATAAAGTCAACCGTTGCAGGAATTGCAATGGGACTTATAAAAGAAGGGGATACATTTACTGTTCTTACTGATATTCAGGGACTCGAAGATCATTTAGGAGATATGGACTTTAAAGTTGCAGGGACAAAGGATGGAATTACTGCGATTCAGATGGATATAAAAATTGAGGGAATTACAAGGGAAATAATGGAAATTGCTTTAAGACAGGCATTGGAAGGAAGATTGTTCATTATTGATAAAATGGAAGCTGTAATTAGTGAGCCAAGAGCGGAAGTTTCTGAAAATGCACCAAAAATTGAGATTCTTAAAATCAACCCTGATAAAATTGCTGGGCTTATTGGGCCAGGTGGAAAAGTTATCAGAGCGATTATTGATGAAACTGGAGTTTCAATAGATATCGAAGATGACGGAACTGTTTCGATTTTTGGAAAAGATTTGGAAAATATGAAAAAAGCATTGGAACTTGTAAAAAGACAGACACAATCCGTTGAGTTAAATGAGGTTTACGAAGGAAAAGTTACAAAATTGATGAAATTTGGTGCATTTGTAGAAGTGCTGCCAGGGAAAGAAGGGCTTTTACATATTTCTGAAATAAGTAACAAGAGAGTGGAAAAAACAGAAGATGCCTTAAAAGAAGGGCAAAATGTAAGAGTTAAAGTAATCTCGATGGAAAGTGAAGATAAATTTAACTTAAGTATGAAGACATTGTTATAATTAAATTCAGGATTTTACTATATATTCAAGGAGTGTGGGAAGAATGAAAATGAATTTACCTAATAAATTGGCAACATTAAGAATAATTCTAGTTATTCCGTTTGTAATTTTTTTGAGTTTGGCTCTGGAATTTTCTGAAAATACAGCGATTGCTGTAATAATGAGAATATTTGCAGCCATTATTTTTGTGGGAGCTGCCATTACAGACTATTATGATGGAAAAATTGCAAGAAAATACAATTTAATTACGAATTTAGGAAAACTGCTGGATCCATTAGCTGATAAAATTCTTGTTATTTCGGCTCTAGTAACACTTGCAAAATTTAATCAGATAAGCCTTTGGTTTGTAATAATAATAATTTTTAGGGAACTGCTCATAACTGGACTTCGTTCAATTGTAGCTGCTGAAGGTGTAATAATAGCTGCTGAAAGTCTTGGAAAATGGAAAACTGCAACTCAAATGGTTGCACTTACTTTAATAATTCTAATACCTTTCAGCTTTACAATAAACAACATACTACTGCTAATTCCGCTAATACTGACTATAGTTTCAGGAATTGAATATGTTTTAAAATGTAAAAATATTTTAAATAAATAATAAAAATCAAACCTTGGAATTGCTTTTCAAGGTTAAATTTTTTGGAGGTACAATTTTGGATATTATTGAAGTAATATTAAAAATGTTTAATTTATACACTATTCTTATTTTATTAAATATTTTAGGAACATGGATTGATCCGTATAATCAAATGGCACTTTTCCAATGGGTAAGAAAATTTACAGAACCTTACCTGAAACTATTTAAAATCGTAATTCCGATAGGAAATATGAATTTAGATATGTCTGGAATTATAGGACTAATTGTATTGGATGTTATAAAGGAAATATTTTTAAGAGCTTTTTCATTAGGAACATTTTAATACGGTTATTTAAAGTTGTCAAAGTTTATTAGTACAGCTTTTTAGATTAACCAAAACGAATACTAAACGCAATTTCGTTAAAGGAATAAAAAATATA
The window above is part of the Leptotrichia trevisanii DSM 22070 genome. Proteins encoded here:
- the pnp gene encoding polyribonucleotide nucleotidyltransferase, which translates into the protein MFEEKIYGFNLGNQKIKISTGKIARQAGGSVVVQCGGTMLLVTATRSKDVKEGQDFFPLTVDYIEKFYASGKFPGGFIKRETKPGTDEVLISRLIDRPIRPLFPEGFLNSVHIVITVLSYDEVNFPENLATIGVSAALGLSDIPFAGTVAGVTVGYINGEYILNPTGEQLLESEIQLSVAGTKDAVTMVEAGAKEVSEEVMLEAIMFGHERIKEICAEQDKFLAQFDVQKYEFEKKEVEPEIKEFIDGFESEVENAIMTPGKLEKYEAIDNLEIELFERYIEKLENEEKEIDENTEKEFKKYYRDVEKRLVRDAILYKQYRADGRQTTEIRPIDVEIDTLPVPHGSALFTRGETQALVVATLGSKEDEQIIDGMEDETRKKFFLHYNFPPYSVGEAGFMRAPGRRELGHGNLAERALKYVMPEQDKFPYTVRLVSEITESNGSSSQATICGGSLALMAAGVPIKSTVAGIAMGLIKEGDTFTVLTDIQGLEDHLGDMDFKVAGTKDGITAIQMDIKIEGITREIMEIALRQALEGRLFIIDKMEAVISEPRAEVSENAPKIEILKINPDKIAGLIGPGGKVIRAIIDETGVSIDIEDDGTVSIFGKDLENMKKALELVKRQTQSVELNEVYEGKVTKLMKFGAFVEVLPGKEGLLHISEISNKRVEKTEDALKEGQNVRVKVISMESEDKFNLSMKTLL
- the pgsA gene encoding CDP-diacylglycerol--glycerol-3-phosphate 3-phosphatidyltransferase yields the protein MNLPNKLATLRIILVIPFVIFLSLALEFSENTAIAVIMRIFAAIIFVGAAITDYYDGKIARKYNLITNLGKLLDPLADKILVISALVTLAKFNQISLWFVIIIIFRELLITGLRSIVAAEGVIIAAESLGKWKTATQMVALTLIILIPFSFTINNILLLIPLILTIVSGIEYVLKCKNILNK
- a CDS encoding YggT family protein, yielding MDIIEVILKMFNLYTILILLNILGTWIDPYNQMALFQWVRKFTEPYLKLFKIVIPIGNMNLDMSGIIGLIVLDVIKEIFLRAFSLGTF